The following DNA comes from Microbacterium foliorum.
TCGGCACCGACGGGCAACTCGTGCGGTGCCGGGCCGAGAATGACGATGGTGGCCTCCGGATACTTCGCCGCGATCGCGTCCCAGGCGGCGGTGACAGCTTCTCTGTACCCGGCCTCACCCTGGGCTCGGTCGTTGATCGACCCCTGCAGGATGATCAGGTCGGGGGTGAGCGTCGGATCCAGAGCGGCGATGCGCTCGCCGAAAGCGGGGCCGTCGAGTCCGGGCTTGAGGTAGCCGCTGCCGCGGACACCGTCCACGATCGTCTCGCCATCGATCAGATCGGCGAGCCGATACGCGTAGCCGAGGGTCGGGTCGGTCGCGGCCGAGCCGTAGGTCCACGAATCGCCGAAGACGAGAACGGTCGGCTGCTCGGGAAGGAGCAGCGGGGCAGGCGCGATCTCGACCGCTTCCTGCTCGCTTGCCGCGGCACCGACGGGTGTCGAGGAAGGCACCGGAACCCACGGGCGCCAGACGCCGAGGACGACCGCGGCGAGCGCCAGGATCACGGCGACGGCGAGGCCTGCGACGGGCAGTCGACGACGTGCAGGAGTGGCCTTCATGGCATGACTGTAGATCACGATCCGGCCCTCGCAAATTCGGGCGCGTGACGCGCCGTAAACTGGGAGGCCTATGAACCCTGAAACGCTCGCCACAGCCCTCCTCGCCGTCCTCGCACCGATCGCCGAGGAACGACGTCCTGGCGAGCCGCTCGCGCTCACCGCATCGGACATCGTCTTCGAGCGCCCCCGCAACCGCGACCACGGTGACTGGGCCTCGAACATCGCGATGCGCCTGGCGAAGCCGTTCGGCACGAATCCGCGTGAGCTCGCGCAGCAGATCGCCGACGGGCTCGCGCAGGTCGACGGCGTGCAGAGCGCCGAGGTCGCAGGCCCCGGGTTCATCAACATCCGCCTCGATGCGGCTGCCGCCGGTGCCCTGGCGAAGACCATCGTCGACGCCGGCGCCGAGTACGGGCACAACGACACTCAGGCAGGCCACACCATCAACATCGAGTTCGTGAGCGCGAACCCGACCGGTCCGCTCCACATCGGCCACACCCGCTGGGCGGCGCTCGGGGATGCGATCGCTCGTGTACTCGCGGCCTCCGGAGCGAAGGTCGCCCGGGAGTACTACATCAACGACGCCGGCGTTCAGATGGAGCGCTTCGCGAACTCGGTGCTCGCCGCAGTCAAGGGCGAGCCCACACCCGAGGGCGGATATGCCGGCAGCTATATCGGCGACCTGGCAACGCGCGTCCTCGAGGCACGCCCCGATCTGCTGGATCTTCCGGATGACGAGCAGGTCGTCGTCACTCGCGAACTCGCATACGGTTTTCAGCTCGATGAGCAGAAGCAGTCGCTCTCGAAGTTCAACGTCGACTTCGACGTGTGGTTCTCGGAGCGCACACTGCACGCGAAGGACGAAGACGGCATCAGCTTCGTAGACCGCGCCGTCGACCGCCTTCGCGAGCAGGGCCACGTGTTCGACGACGAGGGCGCAGTGTGGGTGCGCACGACCGACTTCGGCGATGACAAGGATCGTGTGATCCGTCGCTCCAACGGCGAGTACACCTACTTCGCCGCCGACGCCGCGTACTACCTCAACAAGGGTGACCGCGGATTCGAGTACAAGATGTATCTGCTCGGTGCCGACCACCACGGGTACGTGCATCGTCTCAAGGCGATCGCGGGCGCGGCGGGGGAGGACCCCGAGAAGAACGTCGAGGTGCTGATCGGGCAGCTCGTGTCTGTGGGCGGAGCACGGCTCAGCAAGCGCGCCGGGAACATCATCGAGATGGACGATCTGCGCGAATGGCTCGGCACTGATGCACTGCGCTATTCGCTCGAGCGCTCGCCTGCCGACTCGCCTCTCGCGCTCGACCCCGAGCTGCTGCAGAAGCGCACGAACGACAACCCGGTGTTCTACGTCCAGTACGCGCATGCCCGCACGCACAACGTCGCGCGCAACGCCGCCGACTCCGGGGTGGATCGTTCGGAGTTCGCACCCGAGACGCTCACGCACGAGACCGAGAGCGCGCTGCTCGGCGCTCTGCAGGAGTTCCCTCGCATTGTGGCGTTCGCCGCTGAGGTGCGCGAGCCGCACCGCGTCGCGCGCTACCTCGAGGAGCTCGCGGGCCTGTATCACCGCTGGTACGACAACTGCCGGGTCATCCCGCAGGGCGACGACCCTGTCGAGACGGTGCACCGCACGCGTCTGTGGTTGAACGACGCTGCGGGACAGGTCTTCCGCAACGGGCTCGACCTGCTCGGCGTGTCCGCCCCAGAGCGCATGTGACTCCTGCTGCCGTCCGGCGCCGTAGGGCAGGATGGCAGCATGAGCGACGACAACCACACCGTTCCATACCCCGCTGCGGATTCCGAGCATCCGACGCTCGTGATCCCCGGTGGGAAGGACGGTGTGGCTGTCGACGGTGTCGCGTCACCCGCGCGCAAGCGCAAGCGGTGGCCGTGGGTGCTGCTGACCGTCGTGGTGCTGCTGGCCGCTCTCGTCGTCGCGGCGGAGTTGATCGCGCGGGCTGTCCTGCCCGGCATCGTGCGGGGGATCGTGATCGAGCAGCTCGACCTTCCCGCTGACCAGGAGCTCGCGGTCGAAGCCGACGGCATCCTGCTGCCTCAACTGATCGGCGGAACTCTCGACAGCCTGCACCTCTCCACCGATTCCGTGACTCTCGAAGGCATCACGGGTGCCGTCGACGTCACTGCCACCGGTGTCCCGCTGCGCGGCGGCGATCTGCGCGACGCATCAGGCACCATTCGCATCGACGAGTCGCAGTTCACGACGTTGCTCTCGAACACCGACCTGCCCATCGACACCGTCACGCTCGAGACGCCGAACGCGACGGTCTCCGGCTCCGTGAGCGTGCTGGGCATCACGATCCCGATCTCCCTGACGGTGACTCCCGGCGTTGCAGAGGGAGACCTCGAACTGACACCTGTCGGGCTGACGATCGGCGGGCTCGAGGTCGACGCGGATCAGGTCGGCTCGACCCTCGGCGCACTCGGAGAACAGCTCACCGAGACGCAGCGCATCTGCATCGCCGATCAGCTGCCCGCCGGCATCACCCTCACCGACCTCGAGATCGATGGATCGGAGGCGGTGATCGACGTCGACGTCGACGGCGCCATCGCGACCGACGAGAGCCTGCTCGCGAAGGGCACCTGCCCTCAGGCGTGACGCTCAGTCGTCGTCGGAGCCGAGGCGGGCTTCCCGTTCGGCCTTCTGCGCTGCGCGAAGCTCCGACGTCGCGAGCGCGACCTCGGCCTCGGCGCGTTGCACACGTCGCTGCGGGAAGGTCGTCGCGCCGAACCGGGCGTGCACGCGGTCTTTGCGCTCCTCCTCCGACGTGACGATGTAGGCGCAGGAGATCAGGATCACCTGAGTCGACAGATTGAGCCAGATCAGCAGCGCGAGCAGTGTGGCGAAGGAGGCGAGCAGCGGATTGCTCGTCGCGCCGCCGATGAACAGTCCGGAGAGCTCCTGCAGCACCAGCAGTCCGATACCGCCGATGAGGGCTCCGATCCAGAGAGAGCGCCCCGATGGTCGGAGACCGGAGAGCAGCCGGAACACACCCGCGATGAGGACGGTGTCGAGCGCGAGCACGACGACCAGCGAGACGATCCGGATGCTCCAGGAGGCGACAGGTGAATCCTCGGAGATGCCGAGCAGCCCGCTGATCCAGGTGATCCCGAGCCGACCGGCGAAGGTCACGGCCGCTGCGGCGACGAACAGCACGGCGACACCCGCCGCGAGCAGCAGGTTGCGGAGCATGACCCAGATGAACAGCACATCCGCGTGTGCAGTGCCGGCGAGGACGCGCACCGCCGTGCGCAGCGACCCCACGGCGCCGAGCGCCGAGCCGATCAGAGCGATCGTCGAAACGGCACCGGCGATCGACAGCGAGATCGGCTCCTTGAGATCGTCGGGATCCACCACGCCGTCCTCGCCGATGAGGCCGGGCACCACGGCCTGGACCGCGGAGATGATCGCGTCCCAGGCATCGGGGTTGCCCGCGAGCCACAGTGCGGCGATCGAGAAGCCGAGGAGCACGGCGGCGAACACGCTGAACAGCGCGCGGTACGTCACGCTGTCGGCCAGCATCGGACCCCGGCGCTCGGAGTAGAGCAGGAAGGCCCGCACCGGGCGACGTGTCAGAGCCCAGCGGATCGCCGCAGTGCTGACGCGCGCGATCGGGCCTGGGCGTCGGGCATCGGGTGCTGCGGATTCGGTGCTCATCTCCACCACCTTACGAGTCAGCAGGATGTGTCCGCAGGGGGTTGACGCCGAGCGTCACCATGACTGATGCGGCATGCGCCGTGCCCTAGAATCGGGGGCAACCTCGCAGTGCGCGCATCCGCCCGAGACTCGTCCCACGATTGGTGTTCCTTGCTTTCCCCTGCCGACTCGCTCGCCCCGGAATGGCTCGTCGTGCCCGACGACGTGAATGATCTTCCCGCCGCTGTGTGGCCGGCCTCCACAGTGCGCAGTGCCGACGGAGCGCTGCAGATCGCCGGCATCTCCGCGACCGCTCTCGCCGAGACGTACGGCACGCCGTTGCTGGTGATCGACGAGGACGAGGTGCGTTCCCGCGCTCGCGCCTTCCGCGCGGCCTTTGACACGGCTGCGGCCGACCACGGAACGACTGCTCAGGTCTACTACGCAGGCAAGGCGTTGCTGACCACGACGATCGCGCGCTGGGTGATCGACGAGGGGCTCCGCATCGATGTGTGCACCGGCGGCGAGCTCGAGGTCGCGCTCGCGGCGGGCGTCTCTCCGGCATCGCTGGGCTTCCACGGCAACAACAAGTCCGTCGCCGAACTCGAGCGCGCGGTCGACGTGGGCATCGGCACGATCATCGTCGACAGCGCGATCGAGATCGAGCGTCTGGCGGCGATCACCGCCAGGACCGGCACTGTGCAGCGGGTGCTGGTGCGGGTCATCAGCGGCGTGCACGCCGAGACCCACGATTTTCTCGCGACGGCTCATGAAGACCAGAAGTTCGGCTTCCCTCTGCCTGAAGCCGAGCAGGCCGTGGCCCGTATCCGCGAGATCCCCGGCCTCGAGTTCGCCGGACTCCACTGCCACATCGGATCGCAGATCTTCGGCGTCGCGGGCTTCCGCGAGTCGGCGTCGCGCGTGCTCGAACTGCATGCAGCGCTACTCGAAGGCGGATCGGTCCCTCAGCTCAACCTCGGCGGAGGGTTCGGCATCGCGTACACGAGCGTCGACGATCCCACACCGATCGAGACGCTCGCGGGTGAGATCGTCGCCGCTGTCGCCGAGGGCTGTGACGCGCGCGGCATCGCCGTGCCGGCACTGTCGTTCGAGCCTGGTAGAGCGATCGTCGGCACCGCCGGGGTGACGATCTACGAGGTCGGCACCACCAAGGACGTCGCGCTCGACACCGGAGCGACCCGGCGGTACATCAGCGTCGACGGCGGCATGAGCGACAACGCCAGGACAGCGCTCTACGAAGCGCAGTTCTCGGCTCGCCTCGCCTCGCGGCTCGGCACGGGCGCACCCCAGCTCAGCCGGGTGGTCGGTAAGCACTGCGAGTCCGGCGACATCGTGGTCGACCACGAGTACCTCCCCGCCGACGTGTCTCCGGGCGACCTGCTGGCTGTTCCCTCCACCGGTGCGTACTGTGCGCCCCTCGCCAGCAACTACAACCACGTCCCTCGCCCTCCGATCGTCGCGGTGCGTGATGGCCGGTCGGCGATCATCGTCCGCGGTGAGACCATCGCCGACGTCCTGTCGCGCGATGTCGGCATCGAGGCCTCCGAGCACCACGGGTGATCCGCGCGACGAACGACGCGATTCCCGACGTAGCACGACTGAACAACCCTCCTAAGGAGAGATGCAATGACGACTGAGTACCGACGACTTCGGGTGGCACTCCTCGGCGCCGGAGCGGTCGGCTCCCAGGTGGCCGACCTCCTGCTGCGTCACGGCGACGAACTCGCCGACCGGGCGGGTGCCACGCTGGAGCTGGCCGGCATCGCGGTGCGCAACCTCGATGCGCCGCGCGAGACCGATCTGCCCAAGGAGCTGTTCACGACGGATGCCGAGTCTCTGATCCTCGGCTCCGACATCGTGATCGAGCTGATCGGCGGCATCGAGCCTGCCCGCACGAGCATCCTGCAGGCGATCGGCTCCGGTGCCGACGTGGTGACGGCCAACAAGGCGCTGCTGGCCACCCATGGTCCCGAGCTGTTCGAGGCGGCCGACCGCGTGGGCGCATCCGTCTACTACGAAGCGGCCGCTGCCGGCGCGATCCCGATCATCCGACCGCTGCGCGACTCGCTCGCCGGCGACCGCGTGGTGCGCATCATGGGGATCGTGAACGGCACGACCAACTACATCCTCGATCGCATGGACACTGAGGGTGCCGACTTCGCCGACGTGCTCGCCGACGCGCAGCGCCTCGGTTATGCCGAAGCCGACCCGACCGCCGACATCGAGGGGTTCGACGCCGCACAGAAGGCGGCGATCCTCGCGAGCCTCGCGTTCCACACGGCGGTTCCGCTCGACGCGGTGTATCGCGAGGGCATCACGACGATCACGGCGTCGATGATCGAGGAGGCACGAGCGGCCGACTTCGTGATCAAGCTGCTCGCCGTGTGCGAGCGCATCGAGGCCAACGGCACCGAGTCGATCTCGGTGCGCGTCTACCCGGCACTCGTCCCCAAGTCGCACCCGCTCGCCTCCGTGCACGGCGCCAACAACGCCGTCTTCGTCGAGGCCGAGGCGGCCGGTTCGCTGATGTTCTACGGCGCAGGTGCAGGCGGAGTGCAGACGGCATCCGCTGTGCTCGGAGACGTCGTGTCGGCGGCTCGCCGGCACATCGCCGGCGGCGTCGGCGTGGGGGAGTCCACCAGGGCCAACCTCCCGGTGGTGCCGATCGGTCACGTCACGACCCGCTACCAGATCACTCTCGAGGTCGCGGACGCTCCGGGCGTGCTTGCGACCGTCGCCGGCATCCTGAGCGACGGAGCGGTCTCTGTCGCCACGGTCGTGCAGACCGTCGAAGGGGAGGACGAGCCCACTGCTCGTCTCGTCATCGGAACACACCGGGCCACGGATGCCGCACTCAGCGCCACGGTCGATGCTCTCGCAGGCAGCTCTGTCGTCGAGCGGGTCGTCTCGGTGCTCCGCGTGGAAGGCGAGTGACGATGGCAGCGGGGCGCACGGTCGAGGTGACCGTGCCGGCGACCAGCGCCAACCTCGGTCCCGGGTTCGACACCCTCGGACTCGCGCTCAGCGTCTACGACACTCTGCTCGTGACCGAGCTCCCCGCGGGAGCGCTCGAGATCGAGGTCTCGGGTTCCGGAGCCGCCGAGATCCCGCGTGACGACTCGAATCTCATCGTCCGCACGATCGCGCACGTCTACGCGGACGTCGATCGACCTCTTCCGGGGCTGCGCATCGTCGCCGAGAACGGCGTGCCGCACGGTCGTGGACTCGGATCCTCCGGTGCGGCGGTCGCAGCAGGCATCCTTGCCGCCAAGGGTCTGCTCGAGGGCGACGTGGAGATCAGCGACGCCGACATGCTGCGCCTGGCCACCGAGATCGAGGGACATCCCGACAACGTGGCGCCCGCGCTGTTCGGCGGCCTGACGATCGCGTGGATGGGTGAACGCGGCGCGCAGCACAAGAAGCTGCTCGTGCACCGTGGTGTCTCGCCGCTCGTGCTCGTCCCGTCATACACGATGTCGACGTCGAAGGCGCGATCGCTGCAGCCCCCTCACGTCTCGACGGCAGACGCGGTGTTCAACGTCTCGCGTTCGGCCCTGCTCATCGCCGCTCTCACGCAGAGCCCTGAACTGCTGCTCGACGCCACGGCCGACCGCCTGCACCAGGACTACAGGGCGGAGGCGATGCCTGAGACCCAGCGGCTGG
Coding sequences within:
- a CDS encoding SGNH/GDSL hydrolase family protein is translated as MKATPARRRLPVAGLAVAVILALAAVVLGVWRPWVPVPSSTPVGAAASEQEAVEIAPAPLLLPEQPTVLVFGDSWTYGSAATDPTLGYAYRLADLIDGETIVDGVRGSGYLKPGLDGPAFGERIAALDPTLTPDLIILQGSINDRAQGEAGYREAVTAAWDAIAAKYPEATIVILGPAPHELPVGAETARIDADLGALAAARSWWYISPIAQEWITEQNYLSVIDVEVGRKHPSTDGHRYLAEKLATALGELGDAPVTEAGESETTPQQ
- the argS gene encoding arginine--tRNA ligase codes for the protein MNPETLATALLAVLAPIAEERRPGEPLALTASDIVFERPRNRDHGDWASNIAMRLAKPFGTNPRELAQQIADGLAQVDGVQSAEVAGPGFINIRLDAAAAGALAKTIVDAGAEYGHNDTQAGHTINIEFVSANPTGPLHIGHTRWAALGDAIARVLAASGAKVAREYYINDAGVQMERFANSVLAAVKGEPTPEGGYAGSYIGDLATRVLEARPDLLDLPDDEQVVVTRELAYGFQLDEQKQSLSKFNVDFDVWFSERTLHAKDEDGISFVDRAVDRLREQGHVFDDEGAVWVRTTDFGDDKDRVIRRSNGEYTYFAADAAYYLNKGDRGFEYKMYLLGADHHGYVHRLKAIAGAAGEDPEKNVEVLIGQLVSVGGARLSKRAGNIIEMDDLREWLGTDALRYSLERSPADSPLALDPELLQKRTNDNPVFYVQYAHARTHNVARNAADSGVDRSEFAPETLTHETESALLGALQEFPRIVAFAAEVREPHRVARYLEELAGLYHRWYDNCRVIPQGDDPVETVHRTRLWLNDAAGQVFRNGLDLLGVSAPERM
- a CDS encoding LmeA family phospholipid-binding protein → MSDDNHTVPYPAADSEHPTLVIPGGKDGVAVDGVASPARKRKRWPWVLLTVVVLLAALVVAAELIARAVLPGIVRGIVIEQLDLPADQELAVEADGILLPQLIGGTLDSLHLSTDSVTLEGITGAVDVTATGVPLRGGDLRDASGTIRIDESQFTTLLSNTDLPIDTVTLETPNATVSGSVSVLGITIPISLTVTPGVAEGDLELTPVGLTIGGLEVDADQVGSTLGALGEQLTETQRICIADQLPAGITLTDLEIDGSEAVIDVDVDGAIATDESLLAKGTCPQA
- a CDS encoding YihY/virulence factor BrkB family protein, whose product is MSTESAAPDARRPGPIARVSTAAIRWALTRRPVRAFLLYSERRGPMLADSVTYRALFSVFAAVLLGFSIAALWLAGNPDAWDAIISAVQAVVPGLIGEDGVVDPDDLKEPISLSIAGAVSTIALIGSALGAVGSLRTAVRVLAGTAHADVLFIWVMLRNLLLAAGVAVLFVAAAAVTFAGRLGITWISGLLGISEDSPVASWSIRIVSLVVVLALDTVLIAGVFRLLSGLRPSGRSLWIGALIGGIGLLVLQELSGLFIGGATSNPLLASFATLLALLIWLNLSTQVILISCAYIVTSEEERKDRVHARFGATTFPQRRVQRAEAEVALATSELRAAQKAEREARLGSDDD
- the lysA gene encoding diaminopimelate decarboxylase translates to MLSPADSLAPEWLVVPDDVNDLPAAVWPASTVRSADGALQIAGISATALAETYGTPLLVIDEDEVRSRARAFRAAFDTAAADHGTTAQVYYAGKALLTTTIARWVIDEGLRIDVCTGGELEVALAAGVSPASLGFHGNNKSVAELERAVDVGIGTIIVDSAIEIERLAAITARTGTVQRVLVRVISGVHAETHDFLATAHEDQKFGFPLPEAEQAVARIREIPGLEFAGLHCHIGSQIFGVAGFRESASRVLELHAALLEGGSVPQLNLGGGFGIAYTSVDDPTPIETLAGEIVAAVAEGCDARGIAVPALSFEPGRAIVGTAGVTIYEVGTTKDVALDTGATRRYISVDGGMSDNARTALYEAQFSARLASRLGTGAPQLSRVVGKHCESGDIVVDHEYLPADVSPGDLLAVPSTGAYCAPLASNYNHVPRPPIVAVRDGRSAIIVRGETIADVLSRDVGIEASEHHG
- a CDS encoding homoserine dehydrogenase, which codes for MTTEYRRLRVALLGAGAVGSQVADLLLRHGDELADRAGATLELAGIAVRNLDAPRETDLPKELFTTDAESLILGSDIVIELIGGIEPARTSILQAIGSGADVVTANKALLATHGPELFEAADRVGASVYYEAAAAGAIPIIRPLRDSLAGDRVVRIMGIVNGTTNYILDRMDTEGADFADVLADAQRLGYAEADPTADIEGFDAAQKAAILASLAFHTAVPLDAVYREGITTITASMIEEARAADFVIKLLAVCERIEANGTESISVRVYPALVPKSHPLASVHGANNAVFVEAEAAGSLMFYGAGAGGVQTASAVLGDVVSAARRHIAGGVGVGESTRANLPVVPIGHVTTRYQITLEVADAPGVLATVAGILSDGAVSVATVVQTVEGEDEPTARLVIGTHRATDAALSATVDALAGSSVVERVVSVLRVEGE
- the thrB gene encoding homoserine kinase, which produces MAAGRTVEVTVPATSANLGPGFDTLGLALSVYDTLLVTELPAGALEIEVSGSGAAEIPRDDSNLIVRTIAHVYADVDRPLPGLRIVAENGVPHGRGLGSSGAAVAAGILAAKGLLEGDVEISDADMLRLATEIEGHPDNVAPALFGGLTIAWMGERGAQHKKLLVHRGVSPLVLVPSYTMSTSKARSLQPPHVSTADAVFNVSRSALLIAALTQSPELLLDATADRLHQDYRAEAMPETQRLVQALRAAGFAAVVSGAGPSVLVLADGPGSRQDAVELAESTTDTPWDALLLAVDVRGGTVGNRAEGST